A segment of the Leclercia adecarboxylata genome:
GCGCGCTCAGCTCCTGGCTGCCGGTACCGGAGGCACCGACAATACCGATCGAGCCGCGACGCACCGCGTTGGCAAAGCACAGCCCTGCCCCGTTAATGATGGCGGTGCCGCAGTCCGGCCCCATCATCAGCAGCCCTTTCTCGTGGGCCAGCTGCTTGAGCGCCAGCTCGTCGTCGAGCGAGACGTTATCGGAGAACAGCATCACGTTGAGGCCGTTCTCCAGCGCCTGGCGCGCCTCGCGGGCGGCAAAGGTGCCGTTGACGGAGATCACCGCCAGATTGCTCTCCGGGCGATGGGTTTTGGCGCTGGCGAGGGTGGCGTAGCGCGCTTCATGACTGCCGGCGCTCTCTTTGCGGGTGAACAGGGCTTCGATGGCGGCCAGGGTGTCGTCGTTGGCGGCCTCGCCTTTAATGACGATCATCAGGTCGCCGTTTTTGGCGTCTTCTAATTCCGGCGTCAGCAGGCCGAGATTTTTTAATACGCCTTTATTCATTTCAGTGGCCATGGCGACAAAGGCCTGTTCCACGCCGGGCAATTTATTGGCTTTGGTGGAAACCGACATCAGCGATACGGAATCAAAATAAGTATTCTTTTTTATTACGATTTTGGTGGGCATTACGTCCTCCTGGATGAGGGCAAAAGGGGGCCACATCACGCCCGAAGGCATGATGGAAAAACGGTCCGGTTTTAATTTCAGGCCAGCCCGAAACGGCTGGCCGGGGGTATTACGCGCCGGCGGCGATCAGCAGGTCGGCGATCTCGTTGAAGCCTTTTTCCCGCGCCAGTTCGAGGGGGGATTTGCCGTACTTGTCGGTCATGTGCGGGTTGGCGCCGTGGTCGAGCAGCAGCTTCACAATCGCCTGCTGGCGGGCACCGCCATCATTGAGAACGATGGCTTCGAGCAGCGGCGTCCAGCCTACGAAGTTGGTGTGGTTAACGTTGATGTCGGTGTGGGTCAGCAGCTCCTGCACCACTTCCAGATGCCCCTTCTCGCTGGCCGGGGTGATGCCCACGCCGCCAAAGCGGGTCAGCCTGTCGAGATCCGGGTTGGCCGGCAGCACCAGGCGCAGCAGGGTGAGATCGTTGGTCAGGCAGCTGATGAGGAACGGGTTGAAACAGGTCTGATCCTGCTGGTCGATATTGGCCCCGGCGGCAATCAGTAATTCCACGCAGGGATAATGTTTATTCAGGCTGGCAATAATAATGGCGGTTCTTTTCTGCCGGTTGGTGGCGTTAATATCCACCCCTTTTTCCAGACAGGCTTTTAATGCGTCGGCATTTCCCTGTTCGGCGGCTAGCAGAAATTCAGTAACAAGCTCATTGCTGGACATATCCACACTCCTGGTTTTCCTTTCTGATGGACTGAGCATAGCAACGGCCTGGTCAGAAAAGAATCCGCTTAAAAATGATTCATCGACAGCGAGTTCATTGTTGAGTTAAATTTAACAGTGGAGTCAAAATGTGCGTCTGTGCAACCTTTTCCTTATGTTTTGCCGCTTTTTAAGCCCCTAAGCTGCATTCTGCTTATGTTTACGCAGCCCTTGTGCCGTGCGGCTCGCAGCAAATTTGCAGAACTGTGACCGGCGTCAAATGCGTTGTAACCACTTTGTTAAAATATGTTCAAAACTGATGGGTGCCGGGAGCCATAATATGAATTCCATCTTTACCGAAGAGAACCTGCTGGCCTTCACCACCGCGGCGCGTTTTGGCAGCTTCAGCAAAGCCGCCGCCGAACTGGGGGTGACCACCTCAGCCATCAGCTACACCATCAAGCGGATGGAGACCGGCCTCGACGTGGTGCTGTTTGTGCGTAACACCCGCAGCATCGAGCTGACCGAGTCGGGGTTCTACTTCTACCGCAAATCCATAGACCTGCTGAACGACTTCCACGCCATCAAGCGTGGGATCGACACCATTTCGCAGGGCATTGAGACCCGGGTGCGGATCTGCATCAACCAGCTGCTCTACACCCCGCGCCACACCGCTCGCCTGTTACAGGTGCTGAAAAAGCAGTTCCCCACCTGTCAGATCACGGTCACGACCGAGGTGTACAACGGGGTCTGGGATTCGATCATCAATAACCAGGCGAATATCGCCATTGGTGCTCCGGATACCCTGCTCGACGGCGGCGGGATTGATTACACCGAGATTGGCGCCATCCGCTGGGTGTTCGCCATCGCCCCGGACCATCCGCTGGCGCTGGCCCCGGAGCCGCTGGCCGAGAGCCAGCTGCGGCTGTATCCCAACATCATGGTTGAAGACACGGCGCACACCATCAATAAAAAAGTGGGCTGGCTGCTGCACGGCCAGGAGGCGATCCTGGTTCCGGATTTCAATACCAAGTGCCAGTGTCAGATCCTCGGAGAAGGGATTGGTTTTTTACCGGAGCATATGGCTAGAGAGGCGGTGGATGCAGGACTGCTGGTGACGCGACGTATTAATAACCCGCGCCAGGATTCGCGCATGCTGCTCGCCACGCAGCATGCGGCTACCGGTCAGGTCACCCGCTGGATCAAACAGCAGTTTGCGCCTCAGGGGGTGCTGACCGGGATCTACAGCGATTTACTGTGGCGGGATTAGCTGCGGCTCTGTACCCAGAACGCGTGGATAAGGCCGGGGATGTAACCCAACAGGGTCAGGATGATGTTCAGAATAAACGCCCAGCCGAAGCCCTTACCCAGCAGCACGCCAAGGGGCGGTAAAATGATGGTAATTACGATACGCCAGAAACCCATAGATTCTCCATGCAAGCAGTCAGGTCATTGTAAAAGAAGAGCTTTTACCTTAAGCGTAGTGAGTCTACGCACAGCCGCCAGCGTTCGCGTGAAGTTTTACCCTCTTTTACCCTCTTTACACAGGTTTAGTCTGGCGATTAAGGGGTAATCCGCGCGGGATGCTGTACCCGGGCCTTCGCCTGGGCTAAGCTCAGGGACACATCAATCCTGAAGGAGGTAATTATGTTTTCTGTTGGCGATCTCGTACAACCGCGCATGGGCGGGCCGAAACTTAAAGTCATCGAAGTGCATGAAGATCAGATTGTGGCGGTGCAGGCGAGTAACGAGCAAGGGGAGAAATTCACCCTGAAGGCAGCGGACGTAACGCTGTATAAAGAAGACGGTGATTTTGGGGTCTGCTAAGCAGACGCTACCGGGCGGTATTACTCCGCCCGATATGCACAGTTTAAATCAGGAAATCATCCAGTGATTTTCCTTCTGCCAGTGCAAGGGCAATAGGCTTCGGCGTACGGCCCTGACCGGTCCAGGTTTTTTCCTGACCGTCGACATCGGTAAAGCGATATTTTGCCGCGCGCGCCTGACGTTTTTTCGGCTGTGCCGGGGCGTTCAGCAGATCGGAACTCAGCAGATCTTCTGCCGAAATACCGTCGGCTTTCATCATCTCCAGCAGGGCGTTAATTTTCTGACTCTGTTCGGCACGCTGCTGTTCAACTTCAGCCTGTTCATTACGTTTCTCTTCCGTGACAATGCGCAGCTTTTCGAGCATATCTTCCAGCACGTCCAGCGAGAATTCACGCGCCGTTGCGCGCAGGGTACGAATATTATTAAGATTCTGTAACAGCGAAGTCATATAAAATGAAAACCTTTTCAAGTCGATAAAATAAACAATAGCGGCCATGGTAATTCATTTGTTTATGAACATCCAGACAACAGCGCACGAAAATATAATTTATCTCAAATTAAATGAAATAAAGAAAATAGTCAGTGCGATGCTTCTCTTTTTGTATGATTTATCCTGATAACCTGTTTAATGATTATTTAATTCCTGAACCTTTCCAGGGTAATTGCCTGGGCCTTTTCTCTTGTCGGCATAACGACTATTTATTCACTTCTGGCGCATAAAACAAAAACTCCTTTTCCGGAGTTTCACTCCAACCAATCTCAAACTGACAGCATGAGCAGCAAGCAAAGCACGGGATTTTTCGCCCCGGGACACAGCAGATGCCAGCCGCTGAAAATAAAAAATACAACCCATTGTTTATCAAAAAGAAAAACAAAGAACGAAGAGAAAATGCCGCCGCGCTGGCAAAACCGATTGGCTTAGAGAATTTTACGGACAAAACGCCTTTAAATAAAAATTTATCGCTAATTGTAGGTTTCAATGCAGAGAGATACTCTATACACGAAAAATAATGCAAACTAAAGCACTAAGCTACCCTGCTTTAGCTCCTCTGTTATACAACCTTTAAGGAGTCAGGACATGTTCTCTCGGCAGTCTCGCCTGCGTCACGCGGTAGCGGATACCTTTGCCATGGTGGTCTACTGTTCGGTGGTGAACATGCTGATTGAAATATTCCTCTCCGGAATGACCTTCGAGCAGTCGCTTTCCTCCCGTCTGGTGGCCGTCCCGGTGAATATCCTTATTGCATGGCCATACGGTTTCTATCGCGATGCGGTGATGCGCGTTGCCCGTCGCTACTCGCCCACCGGCTGGATGAAAAATCTGGCGGACGTGGTGGCCTACGTCACCTTTCAGTCGCCGGTGTATGTCGCGATCCTGTTAACGGTGGGAGCCGACTGGCACCAGATTGCCGCGGCGGTGAGTTCAAATATCGTGGTGTCGATGATGATGGGTGCGGTCTACGGCTATTTCCTCGATTACTGCCGACGTCTGTTCAAAGTCAGCCAGTATCAACAGGTCAAAGCGTAAAGCACGGCGACTGGCGCAAGCCAGTCGCGTCATTATTGCGCGTCGCCAAACAGGCCCTTCAGAAAGCGTTCCAGCGCCATGCGGGAACTGAAGCCATGCGGAATACCATAATGTTCCTGGTTATTGCCCCCTAAATAGAGCGGGAACTGCTCATAATGGTCGCTGGTTTTCATCTCTGAAGCAGGGTCCGCAAAGGAAAGGCTTTTCTCTTTCAGCGTCGGGTGAATGATCAGCGCCGTGCGCCCCATACGGGCTTCCCGGTTCACATAAACATAATTATCGCCACGACGGTACCCGTATGCTTTTTGGGTTACCACATCCACGGTAAATCCCGCTTTTTCAAGTTCGCGCGCAACCTCATCGGGTCGTAAATACATATTCTTTCCTCGTTATCATTTCCTGCCGGGCAACCTTACCGTATTCAGCAATAGCAGCGCTTTCAGAAAAATCCATAAACGGCCTGATAAGCCGTGACCGGCTTCAGATATTAAAAAGGTGGTCTAAACTATTAATTACCGCAAATACAAGGGAGAAGCATATGTTTAACCGTTCGAACCGAAACGATGTTGACGACGATGTTCAGGATATCCATAACGATGTCAGGAAATTAGCGGATTCGCTGGAAAGCGTTTTGAAATCCTGGGGATCGGATGCGAAGGGCGAAGCGGACGACGCCAGACGTAAAGCCAAATCGCTGCTGCGTGAAACACGCGCGCGTCTGCAGGGGCGCTCGACCGGCAAGCAGGCCGCCTGCGATGCCATTGGCTGCGCTAACACCTTTATCCGTGAACGTCCGATGTGTGCGGTAGGGACCGTCGCCGCGGTGGGGATCTTTATCGGCGCGCTGCTTGCTCTGCGCAAATAATCTCCGATCCGGCTCTATCCTCCTTTGCCCCCATGCCCTGCGGTGTGGGGGTTTTTCTTTTTTAAGCCCGAGCGCCTCCCTCTCCCGCTGAACGCATCACCGACAGTGAACCCCTGACATTTTCCCATATCTTGTATGGTTGAAACTTACGATAACTACATCTAGTATTCTCTTTAGCAAGACAGACTCCTGGTGACGCACTAACTGGCGTCGGAATCCTATTCTAGATGGAAATACGAATCATGCGCATTATTATTTACACTCGAAACGACTGTGTGCAGTGCCATGCTACCAAACGCGCCATGGAGAGCCGCGGCGTGGCCTTTGAAATGGTGAATGTTGACCTGGTTCCTGACGCGGCAGAGACGCTCAAAGCCCAGGGGTTCCGCCAGCTGCCGGTGGTGATCGCCGGGGAAACCAGTTGGTCCGGCTTCCGCCCGGATCTGATTAACCGTCTCCCCCAGCCTGCACAGGCCGCCCGGGCATGAGCCTGCTCGTCTACTTCTCCAGCAGTTCGGAGAACACGCACCGCTTTATCGCGCGCGTCGGGCTGCCCGCCGTGCGGATCCCGCTTAACGAGCGGGAGCGGATCCAGGTAGACGAGCCCTTTATTCTGGTGGTGCCCAGCTACGGCGGGGGTGGAACGGCCGGGGCGGTGCCGCGGCAGGCGATCCGCTTTCTCAACGATCCGCATAACCGGGCGCTTATCCGCGGGGTGATTGCCGCCGGCAACCGTAATTTCGGTGAGGCCTTCTGCCGCGCCGGGGACGTCATCTCACAAAAATGCGGCATGCCGTACCTCTATCGCTTCGAGCTGATGGGGACCCAGCAGGACGTCGACAACGTGCGTAAAGGAGTGAACGAATTTTGGCAACGACAACCGCAGAGCGCGTGATGCAGAGATCAACCGATTTCCATGCGCTGAACGCCATGCTGAACCTGTACGATCGGGACGGGAAGATCCAG
Coding sequences within it:
- a CDS encoding ankyrin repeat domain-containing protein, whose protein sequence is MSSNELVTEFLLAAEQGNADALKACLEKGVDINATNRQKRTAIIIASLNKHYPCVELLIAAGANIDQQDQTCFNPFLISCLTNDLTLLRLVLPANPDLDRLTRFGGVGITPASEKGHLEVVQELLTHTDINVNHTNFVGWTPLLEAIVLNDGGARQQAIVKLLLDHGANPHMTDKYGKSPLELAREKGFNEIADLLIAAGA
- a CDS encoding LysR substrate-binding domain-containing protein, coding for MNSIFTEENLLAFTTAARFGSFSKAAAELGVTTSAISYTIKRMETGLDVVLFVRNTRSIELTESGFYFYRKSIDLLNDFHAIKRGIDTISQGIETRVRICINQLLYTPRHTARLLQVLKKQFPTCQITVTTEVYNGVWDSIINNQANIAIGAPDTLLDGGGIDYTEIGAIRWVFAIAPDHPLALAPEPLAESQLRLYPNIMVEDTAHTINKKVGWLLHGQEAILVPDFNTKCQCQILGEGIGFLPEHMAREAVDAGLLVTRRINNPRQDSRMLLATQHAATGQVTRWIKQQFAPQGVLTGIYSDLLWRD
- a CDS encoding YqaE/Pmp3 family membrane protein translates to MGFWRIVITIILPPLGVLLGKGFGWAFILNIILTLLGYIPGLIHAFWVQSRS
- the stpA gene encoding DNA-binding protein StpA encodes the protein MTSLLQNLNNIRTLRATAREFSLDVLEDMLEKLRIVTEEKRNEQAEVEQQRAEQSQKINALLEMMKADGISAEDLLSSDLLNAPAQPKKRQARAAKYRFTDVDGQEKTWTGQGRTPKPIALALAEGKSLDDFLI
- the alaE gene encoding L-alanine exporter AlaE; amino-acid sequence: MFSRQSRLRHAVADTFAMVVYCSVVNMLIEIFLSGMTFEQSLSSRLVAVPVNILIAWPYGFYRDAVMRVARRYSPTGWMKNLADVVAYVTFQSPVYVAILLTVGADWHQIAAAVSSNIVVSMMMGAVYGYFLDYCRRLFKVSQYQQVKA
- a CDS encoding DUF2002 family protein; its protein translation is MYLRPDEVARELEKAGFTVDVVTQKAYGYRRGDNYVYVNREARMGRTALIIHPTLKEKSLSFADPASEMKTSDHYEQFPLYLGGNNQEHYGIPHGFSSRMALERFLKGLFGDAQ
- a CDS encoding DUF883 family protein; the encoded protein is MFNRSNRNDVDDDVQDIHNDVRKLADSLESVLKSWGSDAKGEADDARRKAKSLLRETRARLQGRSTGKQAACDAIGCANTFIRERPMCAVGTVAAVGIFIGALLALRK
- the nrdH gene encoding glutaredoxin-like protein NrdH produces the protein MEIRIMRIIIYTRNDCVQCHATKRAMESRGVAFEMVNVDLVPDAAETLKAQGFRQLPVVIAGETSWSGFRPDLINRLPQPAQAARA
- the nrdI gene encoding class Ib ribonucleoside-diphosphate reductase assembly flavoprotein NrdI, translating into MSLLVYFSSSSENTHRFIARVGLPAVRIPLNERERIQVDEPFILVVPSYGGGGTAGAVPRQAIRFLNDPHNRALIRGVIAAGNRNFGEAFCRAGDVISQKCGMPYLYRFELMGTQQDVDNVRKGVNEFWQRQPQSA